A DNA window from Anaerocolumna sp. AGMB13020 contains the following coding sequences:
- a CDS encoding MerR family transcriptional regulator: MRYTIGQFAGLHLVSKKTLRYYKEIGLLEPEGIDSLNGYAYYGKNQSERMKQIQYLRRLRFSLEEIYILLESELEQWKEIVEARLTAVRSEEILLRDIKQELLALQGRIRENKAVYHSDRISGIATEYITDTFLLEKPVCFIGRAARVPYNQDEKKQKIIESLIRDFYSNDEPDMIPGHSSPETSLGIVCECEKDMSMGTYMMGMQVNCLKEIPEGMRSFLLPPGLYARVRFSAEDRETLTGMVLDKAYEHLYSKWLPESSFTMEEMLAVEVYRVDRMEAPASPEMELWQLLKEK; encoded by the coding sequence CCGGAGGGCATAGATTCTCTCAATGGTTATGCTTATTATGGAAAAAACCAGAGTGAACGTATGAAACAGATACAGTATTTAAGAAGATTGAGATTCTCACTGGAGGAGATATATATTCTTTTAGAGTCGGAATTGGAGCAATGGAAAGAGATTGTCGAAGCCAGACTTACAGCAGTCAGATCAGAGGAAATACTTCTTCGTGATATCAAACAGGAGCTTCTGGCCCTGCAGGGGCGTATCAGGGAAAATAAAGCTGTCTATCATTCAGACAGAATATCCGGAATAGCTACGGAATACATAACGGATACCTTCCTGCTGGAGAAGCCGGTGTGCTTTATAGGACGGGCAGCACGGGTACCTTATAATCAAGATGAGAAGAAGCAGAAGATAATTGAAAGTCTTATCCGTGATTTTTACAGCAATGATGAACCGGATATGATACCGGGACATTCCTCGCCGGAAACAAGTCTTGGTATTGTGTGTGAATGCGAGAAGGATATGAGTATGGGAACTTATATGATGGGAATGCAGGTAAACTGCCTGAAGGAAATACCGGAAGGTATGCGCAGTTTTCTTCTTCCGCCAGGTTTGTATGCCCGTGTCAGATTCAGTGCAGAGGATAGAGAGACTCTGACAGGTATGGTATTGGACAAAGCTTATGAGCATCTGTATAGCAAGTGGTTGCCGGAATCTTCGTTTACCATGGAAGAGATGCTGGCAGTTGAAGTTTACAGAGTAGACAGAATGGAAGCCCCTGCCAGCCCGGAGATGGAGCTCTGGCAGCTTCTGAAGGAGAAATAA
- a CDS encoding GNAT family N-acetyltransferase yields MEQILSERLVYCPIKLEDLDTYVKFRNEKSYRQWFYFQEPLNKETARKAIELMHNQSGYAVNILQEPFDIGLYLKENKEFIGTVSLSKFHGPQEELDYVEVGYGIGEAYQNKGYATEAAKAAVNWGLKSLAELGAEPVIHGNVEHENFPSRRVLEKTGFQLIRTEKYLSIYELNKISR; encoded by the coding sequence ATGGAACAGATTTTAAGTGAGCGTTTAGTCTATTGCCCCATTAAGCTAGAGGATCTGGATACCTATGTGAAATTCAGGAATGAGAAATCCTACAGGCAATGGTTTTATTTTCAAGAACCCCTGAACAAGGAAACTGCCAGGAAAGCTATTGAACTTATGCATAATCAAAGCGGTTATGCAGTAAATATACTGCAGGAACCTTTTGATATAGGGCTTTATCTGAAAGAGAACAAAGAATTTATAGGAACGGTTTCTCTAAGTAAATTTCATGGACCGCAGGAGGAGCTGGATTACGTAGAAGTTGGCTATGGAATTGGTGAAGCCTATCAAAATAAGGGATATGCTACTGAGGCTGCAAAAGCTGCCGTTAACTGGGGTTTGAAAAGCTTAGCCGAACTTGGAGCAGAGCCGGTCATTCATGGAAATGTGGAACATGAAAACTTTCCGTCCCGCAGAGTGCTTGAAAAGACAGGCTTTCAGTTGATTCGGACAGAGAAATATCTAAGTATCTACGAATTAAATAAGATAAGTAGATAA
- a CDS encoding BlaI/MecI/CopY family transcriptional regulator: MIGKLKRLGDAELEIMMVLWGSAQPITSNYILEQLKGKRQWGLSTLMTSLTRLSEKEFVYCDRTTRTNLYSALVTEDQYKTQESKSFLEKLYGNSLQNLVTNLYSNKIIDQEDLKELQEHLKLLEKEYKA, translated from the coding sequence TTGATTGGAAAGTTAAAAAGATTAGGAGATGCGGAATTAGAAATTATGATGGTTCTATGGGGCAGTGCTCAGCCAATTACTTCAAATTACATTCTGGAACAACTCAAAGGAAAGCGTCAATGGGGTTTATCGACCTTAATGACTTCCCTTACAAGACTATCGGAGAAAGAGTTTGTTTACTGTGACAGAACGACCCGTACCAATTTATATTCTGCTCTGGTGACGGAAGACCAATATAAAACACAGGAAAGCAAATCTTTCCTGGAAAAGCTCTATGGAAATTCACTTCAAAATCTGGTAACAAATTTGTACAGCAATAAAATAATCGATCAGGAAGATTTAAAAGAGCTGCAAGAGCATCTGAAACTGTTGGAAAAGGAGTATAAAGCATGA
- a CDS encoding M56 family metallopeptidase translates to MIKQIFLAILEVSIVTGIVILILKLLSLLINNHYAVKWKRLIWLLVAVRLLIPVNFTPVSAPVQFDLLSSYSTNNRTDNTAKVNTAAVEMAVTKSIGEAEYDTVKQADRPAAYENKTMAKPVPWLNIAASVWGAGVILFILYYLIGYLYYSRQIIRWRRPVNEQRIHNILTNLSGQLFLNKQPEVYVCDKTGSPFLIGFTHPFLVIPAEDFNDRELTFILKHELTHHKQKDNWYKLFLLFVNAIHWFNPVVYLLRHEACVDLELACDEEVIKGMCFEDRINYGETILSCIKRQKIPNLAMTTGFNESAKSLKIRLANILSRRKKRNGLLLVMLLLIMFVIPGALFSIKTDSQTQKDREGLTWYGAVNLITKDTELPDELLESREEWNEFIESDRTIALVASIPKDDIYVYGLKEKGTEEGAYSLHGICVKQGKEIQVLDIDWGVYEELPKISYQDYNGDGSKDLAMISRSVSGTNISLNDLYMLIKSKEGGWTYQSFDSFDWSDKINKRMEYQIKDNILTITIDGKDTGYRIDMKPLEEDWGEKLTSVFFGSYGEFIFDNGKIYLKLLPTAGVGDWATPQIITETYIRMEVTYNGKFDLINGFASTQNEQVK, encoded by the coding sequence ATGATCAAACAAATATTTCTGGCAATACTGGAGGTTTCCATCGTTACAGGAATAGTGATTCTTATACTCAAACTGCTGTCATTACTGATAAACAATCATTATGCTGTCAAATGGAAAAGGCTGATATGGCTGTTGGTGGCTGTCAGACTACTCATACCAGTGAATTTTACTCCGGTCAGTGCACCGGTTCAATTCGATCTTCTAAGCTCATACAGTACAAATAATAGGACTGATAATACGGCGAAAGTAAATACAGCTGCGGTTGAAATGGCTGTTACAAAAAGCATTGGGGAAGCTGAATATGATACAGTAAAACAGGCTGACCGGCCGGCTGCCTATGAAAACAAAACGATGGCTAAGCCGGTCCCTTGGTTAAATATTGCTGCCTCTGTTTGGGGAGCAGGCGTTATTTTATTTATACTATATTATCTGATTGGTTATCTGTATTACAGCAGGCAGATTATACGCTGGCGGCGGCCGGTAAATGAACAGAGAATACATAATATACTTACTAATCTTTCCGGGCAGTTGTTCCTGAACAAACAGCCGGAGGTTTATGTTTGCGATAAAACAGGAAGTCCATTTCTGATAGGGTTTACGCATCCATTTCTGGTAATTCCGGCAGAAGACTTCAATGATAGGGAGCTGACCTTTATATTGAAGCATGAGCTGACACATCACAAGCAAAAAGATAATTGGTATAAATTATTTCTGCTTTTTGTAAATGCAATTCATTGGTTCAATCCCGTGGTCTACCTTCTGCGTCATGAAGCCTGCGTTGACCTGGAGCTGGCATGTGATGAAGAGGTAATCAAAGGGATGTGCTTTGAAGACCGAATAAACTATGGTGAAACAATACTCTCCTGTATTAAACGACAAAAAATACCCAACTTAGCTATGACCACAGGATTTAACGAGTCTGCAAAAAGCCTTAAAATACGGCTGGCAAATATTCTAAGCAGGAGAAAAAAGAGAAACGGCCTGTTGCTGGTAATGCTACTCCTTATTATGTTTGTTATTCCGGGTGCGCTGTTTTCAATTAAAACAGATAGTCAGACACAGAAGGATAGGGAGGGGCTTACCTGGTATGGAGCAGTCAACCTCATTACAAAAGATACAGAGTTACCCGATGAACTCTTAGAAAGCAGAGAAGAATGGAATGAATTTATTGAGAGCGACAGAACAATTGCATTAGTAGCAAGTATTCCTAAGGATGATATCTATGTTTATGGTCTGAAAGAAAAGGGTACGGAAGAGGGAGCGTATTCCTTGCACGGGATATGCGTGAAACAAGGAAAGGAAATTCAGGTATTAGATATTGATTGGGGTGTTTATGAGGAATTGCCCAAGATCAGCTATCAGGATTATAATGGTGATGGAAGCAAAGATTTAGCAATGATTTCAAGAAGTGTAAGCGGAACGAATATATCCTTGAATGATTTATATATGCTTATAAAAAGTAAGGAGGGGGGATGGACATATCAGTCCTTTGACTCTTTTGACTGGTCAGATAAAATTAATAAGCGAATGGAATATCAGATAAAGGATAATATATTAACGATAACCATTGATGGAAAAGATACCGGATATAGAATAGATATGAAACCGCTTGAAGAAGATTGGGGAGAAAAATTAACCTCGGTTTTCTTTGGAAGTTATGGAGAATTTATTTTTGATAATGGAAAGATATATTTGAAGTTACTTCCAACAGCCGGAGTGGGCGATTGGGCGACCCCTCAGATTATTACAGAAACTTACATTCGGATGGAGGTGACATATAACGGCAAATTTGATTTAATAAATGGATTTGCTTCAACGCAGAATGAACAAGTGAAATGA